The proteins below are encoded in one region of Kazachstania africana CBS 2517 chromosome 6, complete genome:
- the HFI1 gene encoding Hfi1p (similar to Saccharomyces cerevisiae HFI1 (YPL254W); ancestral locus Anc_6.290), with protein MSSLIQKQPKSMTPGELSITHSMTSSANDSSTHVKNERSLNFIEESNRDEVDLSQRLDLSVMIEQFISFLGREHWAKYAQITSLFILGKLSRKELLNQLNDIFQNINDVPRSKLIRLHNQLLLGIMTNSLKESPLGLKGDFDHHSGSNGNKSWGFSNGSGSLNRNIQKRVVKHNSQIETYKKIVMSLPTSDRNRLRLITKEAGKRGFIYCTVLQNRLNNIPKIPTVSNPETLKRVKANNLKTPLEWSQDIMNGFNAPLSTDNFSLPDSDSLYLKMTGIARENGLVGTIDTRCVDMVSNALDHFLKSIIEYGIDSVRYRQKRYSDYYDLNDDGVYVPVADLNKERNAVSDLAIADDGNKIDKISQFPKISLTNEDIYNALSILPNLVEPTSGAYHNLTTNGLVNDDELVIMKSQIDDLPEFSKEKPLFTPLNDRNVGTREELNWLIKDILTEE; from the coding sequence atgtCGTCTTTAATACAGAAACAGCCAAAATCAATGACTCCAGGTGAGTTATCTATAACTCACAGCATGACGAGTTCTGCAAATGATAGTTCAACACATGTCAAGAACGAACgatcattgaattttatcGAAGAATCAAATAGAGATGAGGTAGATTTAAGTCAAAGACTGGATTTGAGCGTAATGATAGAACAGTTCATTTCCTTTCTTGGTAGAGAGCATTGGGCCAAGTATGCACAGATTACTAGTCTGTTTATACTGGGtaaattatcaagaaaagagctattaaatcaattgaatgatatcttccaaaatattAACGATGTACCTCGTTCTAAACTGATACGACTTCATAATCAATTACTACTGGGAATAATGActaattcattgaaagaatctCCTTTGGGTTTGAAAGGTGATTTCGATCATCATTCAGGTTCTAATGGCAATAAGTCATGGGGATTCTCAAATGGTAGTGGCTCGTTGAATagaaatattcaaaagagAGTCGTTAAGCATAATTCTCAAATTGAAActtataaaaaaattgtcatGTCATTGCCAACAAGTGATCGTAATAGGCTAAGATTAATAACAAAAGAAGCCGGTAAGAGAGGTTTCATATATTGTACTGTTTTACAGAACAGACTGAATAATATTCCTAAGATTCCAACGGTGAGTAACCCTGAAACATTGAAGAGAGTTAAAGCAAATAATCTCAAGACTCCATTAGAATGGTCACAAGATATAATGAATGGATTCAACGCACCTTTATCAACAGATAATTTCTCCTTACCAGATTCTGattctttatatttgaagatgactGGTATCGCAAGAGAAAATGGTTTGGTCGGGACTATCGATACAAGATGCGTTGATATGGTTTCAAATGCTCTTGATCATTTCCTGAAGAGCATTATTGAATACGGTATCGACTCTGTTAGATACAGACAGAAACGTTATTCTGATTATTATGACTTGAATGATGACGGCGTATATGTTCCAGTTGCCGATTTAAATAAAGAACGAAATGCAGTTTCCGATCTTGCGATTGCAGATGATGGTAATAAAATAGATAAGATTTCACAATTCCctaaaatttctttgaccaatgaagatatttatAATGCGTTATCTATATTACCGAACCTCGTTGAGCCGACATCAGGAGCTTACCATAATTTAACTACTAACGGGTTAGTGAACGATGATGAACTTgtgataatgaaaagtCAAATAGACGATTTACCTGAGTtctcaaaagaaaagcCATTGTTTACTCCATTAAATGATAGAAACGTTGGTACGAGAGAGGAATTGAACTGGTTAATAAAAGACATTCTGACCGAAGAATAA
- the CLN2 gene encoding cyclin CLN2 (similar to Saccharomyces cerevisiae CLN1 (YMR199W) and CLN2 (YPL256C); ancestral locus Anc_6.293): MSTGLVVTAKQTYYPIELSNSELLAHYETIQDYQNDIATDMITQSNKYKPNPKLIDQQPEMNPQNTRHQIISFLFELSIMTRVTNGVFFQSVRLYDRYCSKRVVLKDQAKLVVATCLWLAAKTWGGCNHVINNVVVPTGGRFYGPNPRARIPRLGELVHYCGGSDIFDESMFLQMERHILDTLNWEICEPMINDYVLNVDENCLIQYELYERQVEQKKIWLNKRQSQSSQDSDATVDDENINVNEEEDEDLNLKIQLINLKKFLTDLSTWQYDLLDFEIFEMAHGLFSIINRFTNQDQGPFLPTPVPSISKQTQLSNIFMTAILNIPSSLLEVYKDQKGILDFIKNVKDYHFNLQKRLHIATSLDLSRRNTTVAATTCNSEHSSSIPSPVYSNQSYTPMRNVSAQSESSVFSAMMSQASPITPTMYTFQHKNESACTSTISVASLPNNNNHVNKNGDLYFSENNKENEIPAQHMAHQIPPKAKFINTGIFSSPNNSTASSNRSSMISLAIGNVNNMV, encoded by the coding sequence ATGTCTACAGGCCTCGTCGTCACAGCAAAGCAAACCTACTACCCTATAGAATTATCAAACTCAGAATTATTAGCACACTATGAAACAATCcaagattatcaaaatgATATTGCAACTGATATGATCActcaatcaaataaatataaacCAAACCCAAAGTTGATAGATCAACAACCTGAAATGAACCCTCAAAATACAAGACATCAAATCATATCTTTCCTTTTCGAATTGTCAATCATGACTCGTGTCACTAACGGTGTATTCTTCCAATCAGTAAGATTATACGATCGTTACTGTTCAAAGAGAGTCGTCCTTAAGGATCAAGCAAAATTAGTAGTGGCAACCTGTCTCTGGTTAGCTGCAAAGACTTGGGGTGGTTGTAACCATGTCATCAATAATGTCGTGGTTCCTACAGGTGGCAGATTCTATGGTCCAAATCCAAGAGCAAGAATTCCAAGATTAGGTGAACTCGTACATTATTGTGGTGGCAGTGATATCTTCGATGAATCAATGTTTTTACAAATGGAAAGACATATCTTGGATACTTTAAACTGGGAAATTTGTGAACCAATGATTAACGATTACGTATTAAATGTCGATGAAAATTGTTTGATTCAATATGAATTATACGAAAGACAGGTGGAACAGAAAAAGATCTGGTTAAATAAGAGACAATCACAATCTTCACAGGATAGTGATGCAACCGTAGATGACGAAAATATCAACgttaatgaagaagaagatgaagatttaaatttaaaaattcaattaattaatttgaaaaaatttttaaccGATCTATCTACTTGGCAATACgatttattagattttgaaatcttcgAAATGGCTCATGGTCTTTTCTCCATTATCAATAGATTCACAAATCAAGATCAAGGCCCTTTTTTACCAACTCCAGTACCATCAATAAGTAAACAAACACAATTATCCAACATCTTCATGACtgcaattttaaatattccaTCTTCACTTTTGGAAGTCTATAAAGATCAAAAGGGTATTCTTgacttcatcaaaaatgttAAAGATTATCACTTCAACTTACAAAAAAGATTACATATTGCAACATCTCTCGATCTATCCAGAAGAAACACAACAGTCGCTGCCACTACCTGCAATTCAGAACATTCTTCATCCATCCCATCTCCTGTCTATTCAAATCAAAGTTACACTCCTATGAGAAACGTAAGTGCACAATCAGAAAGTAGTGTATTCAGTGCAATGATGAGCCAAGCTTCTCCAATTACACCAACAATGTACACATTCCAacataaaaatgaaagcGCTTGCACAAGTACAATAAGTGTAGCAAGTCTgccaaataataataatcatGTCAATAAAAATGGCGATCTTTATTTTAGTGAAAATAACAAAGAGAACGAAATCCCTGCACAACATATGGCTCATCAAATACCACCAAAGgcaaaatttataaatacCGGCATATTCAGCTCACCAAACAATAGTACGGCATCCAGTAATAGATCCTCCATGATCTCATTAGCCATCGGAAATGTAAATAACATGGTATGA
- the VIK1 gene encoding Vik1p (similar to Saccharomyces cerevisiae CIK1 (YMR198W) and VIK1 (YPL253C); ancestral locus Anc_6.289), whose protein sequence is MNSNVILTAIANGGTDAHILKKQRILSENKAIKKVSKDSKSRLSNEQVAEISIRKQFERNLIKKGEKLHGVNAETNWNIIRYQTKLIPDLNYAIKKKEYVLSKVISDIRKLDDDILRYEEQIEKHSDKCILDYKRLNAAFDDEIKKSEDQFKELIADLRLQKNKEIDELEKLEPREQLIREIDVLKSNMLKLETKSIKLENSNNKKCSEEEWSLLSSLEGFQQRKNKILDGKRKINEKLKKERMKLARRMEIREKDLSQLTSNIGSLEETVRGLQEQINMLDELSAPKRKKLLEYEDVLAVEQKEKSSLLESAYNYEQSITISQEKLKYERLQRKRLECSIDDFEGPVRTFFYFEPSLAGYNVRADFGDYTITTKGNETYALSRILTSETDTIEDILSQDYKLFHDKCLQTHEDFSFITISTQPWVELRKKFLNFISITYGEIFEIETIQHSVELSNRPDDNPFIDSENSASISSNELRNVGIKKIDESSETPLSGLDIFEINFRSGDDNNIVKEYFFQVQDTATIEGLQKLVSERKPSKQSEYVTFINKLLKSTKSLFIFNVEHSNLQMMLQLSKSLRENNH, encoded by the coding sequence ATGAACTCAAATGTCATTTTAACGGCAATAGCAAACGGAGGAACAGATGCACacattttgaagaaacaaagGATACTCAGCGAGAATAAAGCCATCAAGAAAGTATCTAAGGACTCCAAATCAAGATTAAGTAACGAACAGGTGGCAGAAATCTCAATACgtaaacaatttgaaagaaatttgattaaaaaaggtgaaaaattacatgGGGTGAATGCTGAGACAAACTGGAATATAATCAGATATCAAACCAAATTAATCCCTGATTTGAACTATGccataaagaaaaaagaatacGTGCTTTCCAAAGTAATAAGTGATATCAGAAAATTAGATGACGATATTCTTAGATATGAGGAGCAAATCGAGAAGCATAGTGACAAATGTATCCTAGATTATAAAAGGCTAAATGCTGCCTTTGACGACGAGATTAAAAAATCTGAAGATCAGTTCAAGGAACTTATCGCTGACCTAAGATTGCaaaagaataaagaaattgatgaacTCGAAAAATTAGAGCCAAGAGAACAGCTGATAAGGGAAATCGATGTTCTCAAATCCAATATGTTGAAACTTGAAACAAAATCCattaaattagaaaattcGAACAATAAAAAGTGCAGCGAGGAAGAGTGGTCACTATTATCTTCTTTGGAGGGGTTTCAGCAAAGGAAGAATAAGATACTAGatggaaaaagaaagatcaacgagaaattaaagaaagagagaatGAAATTAGCAAGAAGAATGGAAATCAGAGAAAAAGATCTTTCCCAGTTGACGTCCAACATCGGTTCTCTCGAAGAAACTGTCAGAGGGTTACAAGAGCAAATTAACATGTTGGATGAATTGAGTGCaccaaaaagaaaaaaattattagaataTGAAGATGTTCTTGCCGttgaacaaaaagaaaagagctCACTGTTGGAATCAGCCTATAACTATGAACAATCTATAACAATAAGCCAGGAGAAACTGAAGTACGAAAGATTACAGAGAAAAAGGCTCGAATGTTCCATTGACGATTTTGAGGGACCTGTAAGAacatttttctattttgaaCCTTCCCTAGCTGGCTACAATGTGCGTGCTGACTTTGGGGACTATACCATCACTACGAAAGGAAACGAAACATATGCACTCTCAAGAATTTTGACGAGCGAAACGGACACTATAGAGGATATATTGTCACAAGATTACAAACTATTCCACGATAAATGTCTTCAAACCCATGAggatttttctttcataacAATATCTACACAACCCTGGGTAGAATTGCGCAAAAAGTTTCTAAACTTCATAAGCATTACATATGGTGAAATATTCGAGATCGAAACCATACAGCACTCAGTTGAACTATCAAATAGGCCTGATGATAATCCTTTTATTGATTCGGAAAACAGTGCATCAATTTCTAGTAATGAACTTAGAAACGTAGgcattaaaaaaatagatGAATCCTCTGAAACTCCTCTATCTGGGTtagatatttttgaaattaactTTCGAAGTGGTGacgataataatattgtcaaagaatatttctttcaagtcCAAGATACTGCAACGATAGAGGGATTACAAAAACTGGTAAGTGAAAGGAAACCTTCAAAACAGTCAGAATACGTAACTTTTATCAACAAACTGTTGAAAAGCACTAAATcactttttatatttaatgtTGAGCATTCTAACCTTCAAATGATGCTACAGCTTTCCAAATCTCTTCGGGAAAATAATCATTGA
- the VPS27 gene encoding ESCRT-0 subunit protein VPS27 (similar to Saccharomyces cerevisiae VPS27 (YNR006W); ancestral locus Anc_6.295), whose protein sequence is MSITSIADLNVSIARATSESIPNGEIDLPLSLEISDVIRSRKLQPKEVMRSLKKRIADTSYNPNLQLSSWKLVEVCIKNGGTPFIVEICSREFMDLLEHTILKANDNSYEKEELLELTSKMFYELYIAFKNDSQLNYVARVHDKLISRGVKFPEHATDVNSPMAMFDSKTPADWIDSDACMICSRKFSMLNRRHHCRSCGGIFCQDHSSHFIPLPDLGIYEEVRVCDNCFEDYDLKKHDSKKSQGKPRNRRHRRKNRGNDSVTDDYDEEEQLRKAIELSLKESTGSIEPIIPVIQHTREPQVQQQQALEDEEDADLKAAIQQSLVEAEEEKRRRELQNQQFRMQQMQTPPSFELSATEEEDIYLFASLVERMKTQSMSEILEDTQLQKLYQKVIASKPKLNNALNDKINKYNTLIDMNAKISDIMNIYDNLLEEQLRNINLSQQYVLPPQPSDPYAAHEMINVPPPQQTEAQPQHVSQYYRQEPAHEYQQVNKPLETQPTYANQLQDINLEVQTASEMASTAAALPYPKESEIMNIPSEPVYPTEEVPSHAQPQVTLPYPSENDTTKVNNEQNKSANVQNITQYEFPTVPASKVTEPQKEEEPEEEHEPVHEEELLLEL, encoded by the coding sequence ATGTCAATAACAAGTATTGCTGATCTTAACGTAAGTATCGCTAGAGCAACCAGCGAAAGTATACCAAATGGTGAGATAGATCTCCCATTATCACTGGAAATTTCAGACGTAATAAGGTCTCGTAAGTTGCAACCGAAGGAAGTAATGagatcattgaaaaaaagaattgcCGATACTTCTTACAACCCAAATTTACAATTGTCATCATGGAAGTTGGTAGAAGTCTGTATAAAAAACGGTGGTACGCCATTTATTGTAGAAATATGTTCAAGAGAATTCATGGATTTATTAGAGCATACAATTCTGAAAGCCAACGATAATAGCTACGAGAAAGAGGAGTTATTAGAATTAACAAGTAAAATGTTTTACGAATTGTACATCGCATTTAAGAATGACTCTCAGTTAAATTATGTCGCGAGGGTTCACGATAAGCTTATCTCCCGTGGTGTTAAATTTCCTGAACATGCCACTGATGTAAATTCTCCCATGGCAATGTTCGATTCGAAAACTCCAGCAGATTGGATTGATTCTGATGCTTGTATGATTtgttcaagaaaattctCAATGCTAAACAGAAGACATCATTGTCGGTCGTGTGGTGGCATCTTTTGCCAGGATCATTCTTCCCATTTCATTCCGTTACCTGATTTAGGGATATACGAAGAAGTCAGAGTTTGCGATAATTGTTTCGAGGATTATGATTTAAAGAAACATGATAGCAAGAAATCACAGGGTAAGCCTCGTAATCGTAGACACAGAAGAAAGAACAGAGGCAATGATTCAGTGACTGATGAttatgatgaagaagaacaattAAGAAAAGCAATCGAACTTTCATTAAAGGAATCCACGGGATCTATAGAACCAATAATACCTGTGATACAACATACCAGAGAACCACAAGTACAGCAGCAGCAAGCtcttgaagatgaagaggatGCAGACTTGAAAGCAGCCATCCAGCAAAGTTTGGTTGAGgcagaagaggaaaaaagaagaagagaattACAAAACCAACAATTTCGCATGCAACAGATGCAAACACCACCGtcatttgaattatctGCAACTGAAGAGGAAGatatttatctttttgCCTCTTTAGTTGAAAGAATGAAAACACAATCGATGtctgaaattttagaaGACACTCAATTGCAAaaactttatcaaaaagTAATAGCATCAAAACCCAAATTAAATAATGCATTAAATGATAAGATCAACAAATACAACACACTAATCGACATGAATGCAAAGATTAGTGATATTATGAACATTTATGATAATCTATTGGAAGAAcaattgagaaatattAATCTTTCACAACAATACGTTCTCCCACCACAGCCTTCTGATCCATACGCAGCACATGAAATGATTAATGTACCACCACCGCAACAAACGGAGGCTCAACCGCAACACGTTTCCCAGTACTACAGACAAGAACCAGCTCATGAATACCAGCAAGTAAATAAACCATTAGAGACTCAACCGACTTACGCTAATCAATTGCAAGATATAAATTTAGAGGTACAGACTGCCTCAGAAATGGCAAGCACAGCAGCAGCACTTCCATATCCAAAGGAAAGTGAAATCATGAATATTCCGTCCGAGCCAGTGTACCCTACTGAAGAAGTACCGTCACATGCACAGCCTCAAGTCACTTTACCGTATCCATCGGAAAATGACACAACCAAAGTGAataatgaacaaaataaatCAGCAAACGTACAGAACATCACTCAATATGAGTTCCCTACGGTTCCCGCAAGTAAAGTGACAGAACCTCAAAAGGAAGAGGAGCCAGAGGAAGAACATGAACCAGTCCACGAAGAAGAACTCCTTTTAGAACTCTGA
- the BBP1 gene encoding Bbp1p (similar to Saccharomyces cerevisiae BBP1 (YPL255W); ancestral locus Anc_6.291): MDSETENGTSSGLFKWTMDALFGTKISPSKKYKQNFYSQDDTNYNNMRRTRLQKSRSNSFDGFSPTFCNKYDLLHNDKTDSLPSYHDGLDNLMSPIHLATKNKGQHHTDTFANKNLKKDYIFQYKSPQKDDPLISRLFHDPRIRKDVTDHTQVPGKFPSPLKRQQQRQQDLVSNNDYKLLLTDLNENNKLLSDISNEIKQQNDIAIDVLNKENEMLKLELVKRINYITEFNERYLNLRQKYNTLKFENSENKDKINMLMEDKTYLNARIIKLEQTISGLNIENARFKNESKFPIRDRYRHPSRSNNHNFESDSSLDTQYLLRNL, translated from the coding sequence ATGGATTCCGAAACTGAAAATGGTACTTCGTCCGGGCTGTTCAAATGGACTATGGACGCTCTCTTTGGCACTAAGATATCTCCATCAAAGAAGTACAAACAGAATTTTTACTCTCAGGATGATACAAACTATAATAATATGAGACGCACGAGACTACAGAAATCaagatcaaattcatttgatGGGTTTAGTCCCACGTTTTGTAATAAATACGATCTTCTTCACAATGACAAGACAGATTCCTTACCTTCATATCATGATGGGCTCGATAACTTGATGAGTCCCATACATCTAGCGACGAAAAATAAAGGGCAGCACCATACAGATACTTTTGCTAATaagaatttaaagaaggattatatctttcaatataaatCTCCACAGAAAGATGATCCATTGATATCGAGACTTTTTCATGATCCTAGGATACGAAAGGATGTCACAGATCACACCCAGGTCCCAGGTAAGTTCCCATCGCCGCTCAAGAGACAACAGCAGCGGCAACAGGATCTTGTATCTAATAACGATTATAAACTACTATTAActgatttgaatgaaaataataaactACTCTCAGATATTAGTAACGAAATTAAACAACAGAATGACATTGCCATAGATGTATTGAATAAAGAGAATGAGATGCTCAAATTAGAATTGGTAAAAAGGATTAACTATATCactgaattcaatgaaagatatttgaatttaagacaaaaatataacactttgaaatttgaaaatagcgaaaataaagataaaataaacATGTTGATGGAAGATAAGACTTATTTGAATGCCAGAATAATCAAATTAGAACAAACGATAAGTGGTTTAAACATCGAAAATGCaagatttaaaaatgaatcaaaatttcccATAAGAGATCGGTACCGGCACCCATCACGCTCAAATAATCACAACTTCGAGAGCGACAGCTCTTTGGACACGCAGTATTTGTTAAGGAATTTATAG